One window of the Fusobacterium animalis 7_1 genome contains the following:
- the eutH gene encoding ethanolamine utilization protein EutH: MGINEIIIYIMVFFMAIGALDKCIGNKFGYGQKFEEGIMAMGALALSMVGIVSLAPVLANILRPIVGPVYAALGADPAMFATTLLANDMGGYPLAMSLAQDPMVGKFAGLILGSMMGATVVFTIPVALGIIEKEDRPYLAKGVLAGMVAIPFGCFVGGLVAGFPVMIILRNLIPIIIFAVLIIIGLWFIPEKMTTGFTYFGTGVVVVITIGLAAAIIENLTGFVVIPGMAPISEGMGIIWSIAIVLAGAFPLVHFITKVFKKPLEKIGEKLGMNEIGAAGLVASLANNIPMFGMMKDMDPNGKVMNVAFAVCAAFVFGDHLGFTGGVDKAMIAPMIAGKLSGGILAIIIAKILFTTKKAK, from the coding sequence GAAGGAATTATGGCTATGGGAGCATTAGCTTTATCTATGGTCGGAATAGTTTCTCTTGCACCAGTTTTAGCAAATATTTTAAGACCAATAGTTGGACCTGTGTATGCAGCATTAGGAGCAGACCCTGCAATGTTTGCCACTACATTACTAGCAAATGATATGGGAGGATATCCTCTTGCAATGAGTCTTGCACAAGACCCAATGGTTGGAAAATTTGCAGGATTGATATTAGGTTCAATGATGGGAGCAACAGTAGTTTTCACAATACCAGTTGCCTTAGGAATTATAGAAAAAGAAGATAGACCATATTTAGCAAAAGGAGTTCTTGCAGGTATGGTTGCAATACCTTTTGGTTGTTTTGTTGGTGGATTAGTTGCTGGTTTTCCAGTTATGATTATTTTAAGAAATTTAATACCAATTATAATATTTGCAGTATTGATTATAATAGGATTATGGTTTATACCTGAAAAAATGACAACAGGATTTACTTATTTTGGAACAGGAGTTGTAGTTGTTATTACAATAGGACTTGCAGCTGCAATAATTGAAAATCTAACAGGTTTTGTTGTTATTCCTGGGATGGCACCTATCAGCGAAGGTATGGGAATAATTTGGTCAATAGCTATTGTACTAGCAGGAGCTTTTCCATTGGTACATTTTATAACAAAAGTATTCAAAAAACCTTTGGAAAAAATTGGAGAAAAATTAGGAATGAATGAAATAGGAGCAGCAGGACTTGTTGCCTCACTTGCTAATAATATTCCAATGTTTGGTATGATGAAAGATATGGATCCTAATGGGAAAGTTATGAATGTAGCTTTTGCTGTATGTGCTGCTTTTGTATTTGGAGACCACTTGGGATTTACAGGTGGAGTAGATAAAGCTATGATAGCACCAATGATAGCTGGAAAACTTTCAGGAGGAATTTTAGCAATAATAATAGCTAAAATATTATTTACTACTAAAAAAGCAAAATAA
- a CDS encoding cupin domain-containing protein codes for MNKELLEELIRKVIKEELEKSSEENYKQIDKSGVGVVKLNQMKKRVKMDTGNLKDQVTTTDLFTLQESPRLGAGLMEMKETTFPWTLTYDEIDYIIEGRLEILIDGRKVVGEAGDIILIPKNSKIEFSAPNYAKFLYFVYPANWSELK; via the coding sequence ATGAATAAGGAATTATTAGAAGAATTAATTAGAAAAGTAATAAAAGAAGAGTTAGAAAAATCATCAGAAGAAAATTACAAACAAATAGATAAAAGTGGAGTTGGAGTAGTTAAATTAAATCAAATGAAAAAAAGAGTGAAAATGGATACAGGAAATCTAAAAGATCAAGTTACAACAACTGATTTATTCACTTTGCAAGAAAGTCCTAGATTAGGGGCAGGTTTAATGGAAATGAAAGAAACTACTTTCCCTTGGACATTGACTTATGATGAGATAGACTATATAATTGAGGGCAGACTAGAAATTCTAATAGATGGAAGAAAGGTAGTTGGAGAAGCGGGAGATATTATCTTAATACCTAAAAACTCTAAAATAGAATTTAGTGCACCCAATTATGCAAAATTCTTATATTTTGTTTATCCTGCAAACTGGTCTGAACTAAAATAA
- a CDS encoding phosphoserine phosphatase, whose amino-acid sequence MSIENSCVRLDEGRWNPKNREVLEKLIKKYRDTNSYAVFDWDNTSIQGDTQLNLFIYQIENLKYKLNPEQFNKVIRKNIPTSNFKERFKNLDGEILNATKLTNDIYKDYIFLYENYISNKKFSLKEIRNTEEFKDFRAKMHYFHNVLPDNFSAELACLWEFYLLSGMTKDEVKSLAKESNDTKLGEAIGDVIVESSRVLTGEAGIVRGIYDNGLRIRPEMANLYHELKRNGIDVYIISASMQELIEVFATDKSYGYNLEIENIHAMRLKSTTDNILVDEYNYEYLFTQRKGKSEIIEKFIKPKYNRKGPILVGGDAVGDENMLTEFRDTEVLLIMKREGKLDNLVSDKRALIQHRNLQTGLLDPK is encoded by the coding sequence ATGTCTATTGAAAATTCCTGTGTAAGACTAGATGAAGGAAGATGGAATCCTAAAAATAGAGAAGTATTAGAAAAATTAATAAAGAAATATAGAGATACAAATAGCTATGCAGTTTTTGACTGGGATAATACATCTATTCAAGGAGATACTCAATTAAATTTATTTATATATCAAATTGAAAATTTGAAATATAAATTAAATCCTGAACAATTTAATAAAGTTATTAGAAAAAATATTCCTACAAGTAATTTTAAAGAAAGATTTAAAAATTTAGATGGAGAAATATTAAATGCAACAAAATTAACAAATGATATTTATAAGGATTATATTTTTCTTTATGAAAATTATATTTCAAATAAAAAATTTTCTTTAAAAGAAATTAGAAATACAGAAGAATTTAAAGATTTCAGAGCAAAAATGCACTATTTTCATAATGTTTTACCTGATAACTTCTCTGCTGAACTTGCTTGTTTATGGGAATTTTACTTATTGAGTGGAATGACAAAAGATGAAGTAAAAAGCCTAGCAAAAGAGTCAAATGACACTAAACTTGGAGAAGCAATAGGAGATGTTATTGTAGAGTCAAGTAGAGTTTTAACTGGTGAAGCAGGTATAGTTAGAGGAATTTATGATAATGGACTAAGAATAAGACCAGAAATGGCTAATCTATATCATGAACTTAAAAGAAATGGTATAGATGTCTATATAATATCTGCTTCTATGCAAGAGTTAATAGAAGTTTTTGCAACAGATAAGTCTTATGGATATAATTTAGAAATAGAAAATATACATGCAATGAGATTAAAATCAACAACAGATAATATCTTAGTAGATGAATATAATTATGAATATCTGTTTACTCAAAGAAAGGGAAAGTCTGAAATAATAGAAAAATTTATTAAACCTAAATATAATAGAAAAGGACCTATACTTGTTGGAGGAGATGCTGTTGGTGATGAGAATATGTTGACAGAATTTAGAGATACAGAAGTATTATTGATAATGAAAAGAGAAGGTAAATTAGACAATCTAGTAAGTGATAAAAGGGCATTAATTCAACATAGAAATCTTCAAACAGGCTTACTAGACCCTAAATAA
- a CDS encoding 1-propanol dehydrogenase PduQ gives MKEFRLQPKILFGEDSLDYLKTLEYKKVMIITDGVITQLKLIDLVTNNLSPMTEIKVFDKVEPNPSVATIENGLKDFIDFDPECVIALGGGSSIDACKGILYFAYKLYKKLNINKEKLFFVAIPTTSGTGSEVTSYSVVTQGEHKIALANDLMLPDVALLSTKFLSALPAKVVADTGMDVLTHALEAYVSTNANPFASALAIKSIKLIFENLVTHYNDRKIEGAKENVQFASCLAGIAFDNSSLGINHSIAHSIGAKFHIAHGRANAIIMPYVIEVNTEANKKYCEVSRELGLPAGNVEEGKSSLLSFVRILKEKLGIEKCLKDYGVDFEEFRKEIPDILLDIKKDMCTVYNPNKLTDEEYIRLLLKIYFGE, from the coding sequence ATGAAAGAATTTAGATTACAACCTAAAATATTATTTGGAGAAGATTCTTTAGATTATTTAAAAACATTAGAGTATAAAAAAGTTATGATAATAACTGATGGAGTTATAACTCAATTGAAATTGATTGATTTGGTTACAAATAATTTATCTCCAATGACTGAAATAAAAGTTTTTGATAAGGTTGAACCTAATCCCAGTGTAGCAACAATAGAAAATGGATTAAAAGATTTTATTGATTTTGATCCAGAATGTGTTATTGCATTAGGAGGGGGTTCATCAATAGACGCTTGCAAAGGTATTTTATATTTTGCTTATAAATTGTATAAAAAGTTGAATATAAATAAAGAAAAATTATTTTTTGTAGCGATTCCAACAACAAGTGGAACAGGTTCAGAAGTAACTTCTTATAGTGTTGTAACACAAGGAGAACATAAAATAGCCTTAGCAAATGATTTGATGTTACCAGATGTGGCCTTATTAAGTACAAAATTTCTAAGTGCTTTGCCAGCAAAAGTTGTTGCAGATACAGGGATGGATGTTTTAACTCATGCTCTTGAAGCTTATGTTTCAACAAATGCTAATCCATTTGCAAGTGCACTTGCAATAAAATCAATTAAGTTAATATTTGAAAATTTAGTAACACATTATAATGATAGAAAAATAGAAGGAGCAAAAGAAAATGTTCAATTTGCTTCTTGCCTAGCAGGAATAGCTTTTGATAATTCTTCACTTGGAATTAATCATAGTATTGCTCACAGTATTGGAGCAAAATTTCATATAGCACATGGTAGGGCAAATGCTATTATTATGCCTTATGTAATTGAAGTTAATACAGAAGCAAATAAAAAATATTGTGAAGTATCAAGAGAACTAGGTTTACCAGCTGGTAATGTTGAAGAAGGAAAATCTTCTCTTTTAAGTTTTGTAAGAATATTAAAAGAAAAATTAGGTATTGAAAAATGTCTAAAAGACTATGGAGTAGACTTTGAAGAGTTTAGAAAAGAAATTCCAGATATATTGTTGGATATAAAGAAAGATATGTGTACTGTATACAATCCAAATAAATTAACTGATGAGGAATATATAAGATTACTTCTAAAAATTTATTTTGGTGAATAA